In a genomic window of Gloeocapsopsis dulcis:
- a CDS encoding alpha/beta fold hydrolase: protein MHAINMSVFCLVHGAFQGTWCWDLLIPYLEAQGHKTIAMDLPIENASATLSQFADAVIQALPKTDDDIVLVGHSMAGTIIPLVAQAVNVRQLVFIAALLPYPGTSTLDQFSHHLDSDTLKSLNYQPKDPRKLEQFHDEPNMYEPASVGKDFSDEAVLKDFFYDDCPLEVTQWAISNSRSQQSLAYIFEPNPLKALPKVERKYIVCTNDRIISSTWSRYAARKRLGVEAIELASGHCPHLSHPGLLASVLTSD from the coding sequence ATGCATGCAATTAATATGAGTGTTTTTTGTCTCGTTCACGGAGCCTTCCAAGGCACTTGGTGTTGGGATTTACTAATTCCTTACTTGGAGGCGCAAGGTCACAAAACTATAGCAATGGATTTGCCAATTGAAAATGCATCGGCAACTTTATCGCAATTTGCAGATGCAGTCATTCAAGCGCTGCCAAAAACTGATGATGATATTGTACTAGTTGGTCACTCAATGGCTGGTACTATCATTCCCCTAGTTGCCCAAGCGGTAAATGTGCGTCAACTCGTATTTATTGCTGCGTTGCTCCCGTATCCTGGAACCAGTACACTCGACCAATTTTCGCATCATCTTGATTCTGATACACTCAAATCACTCAATTACCAGCCAAAAGACCCAAGGAAACTCGAACAGTTCCACGATGAGCCTAATATGTATGAACCAGCTTCGGTAGGGAAAGATTTTTCAGACGAAGCAGTATTAAAGGATTTTTTCTATGATGATTGTCCACTGGAAGTCACACAATGGGCAATCTCGAATAGTCGTTCGCAACAATCTCTGGCATATATTTTTGAACCGAATCCTCTCAAAGCTTTGCCAAAGGTTGAGCGTAAATATATTGTTTGTACCAATGACCGCATCATATCTTCTACATGGTCGCGCTATGCTGCACGCAAGCGCTTAGGAGTCGAGGCAATTGAGCTAGCTTCTGGACATTGCCCACATTTGTCGCATCCTGGCCTTCTTGCCTCAGTACTAACGAGTGATTAA
- a CDS encoding calcium-binding protein, with translation MALQGNPINGPDLIFGDNLDNYINALDGDDTVFGNGGNDFIEDSSGPNSGNDVFFGDRGNDTLYGWAGNDDLHGGGGNDYLDGYSGNAFSKEYDVLTGSSLNIFGDGQDTFGLGFSGYPMYYQKAVFAMITDFNGADRFSSSGDRILLGGSASQYKFTYEDRSSLGTMSGSNNPLIKDTIIRSASNPSDIIGIVEDINIVGADVFTYV, from the coding sequence ATGGCTCTTCAAGGAAACCCAATCAATGGACCCGACCTCATTTTTGGTGATAACTTAGATAACTACATCAATGCTCTAGATGGCGACGATACCGTTTTCGGCAACGGAGGCAACGACTTCATCGAAGATTCGAGCGGTCCTAACAGTGGCAATGATGTTTTCTTCGGTGATAGGGGCAATGATACTCTCTATGGTTGGGCTGGTAATGACGATCTTCATGGTGGTGGCGGTAATGATTACCTTGACGGCTATTCCGGTAATGCATTTAGCAAGGAGTACGATGTATTAACGGGTAGCAGTCTGAATATCTTTGGTGATGGACAAGACACCTTTGGTCTAGGCTTTAGCGGATATCCGATGTACTATCAAAAAGCTGTATTTGCCATGATTACTGACTTTAACGGTGCTGACAGATTCAGCTCGTCTGGAGACAGAATCCTCTTAGGCGGTTCTGCTAGCCAGTACAAATTCACGTACGAAGACCGCTCTTCCCTAGGAACAATGAGCGGTTCAAACAACCCGTTGATTAAAGACACAATTATCCGTTCGGCATCCAACCCTAGTGACATCATCGGCATTGTTGAGGATATCAATATAGTCGGTGCAGATGTCTTCACCTATGTCTAG
- a CDS encoding DUF2993 domain-containing protein, with amino-acid sequence MESQKTELEAEHNSTSILEEMSSDKHSKQSRIITKVFSPAVRLWLRSQVQQVSHLDVQISGSDRQILTGYIPHVSISAQNAIYQGLYLTQLELKGKSIRTNLGGVLRGQPLRLLEPVPIFGEVRLDEADLNASLKSPLLAEALTHLLKSFLPDSSITQQSVTWEQVILSSDRVTIHGTITSDRKTPLMLDTRLELIDGQKLELKELQIHFDTELFNIDHFQIDLGSEVAIEKLTLTSGQLLCCGRINVLP; translated from the coding sequence GTGGAGAGTCAAAAGACAGAATTGGAAGCGGAACACAACAGCACATCGATCCTAGAAGAAATGAGTTCAGACAAGCATTCTAAACAAAGTCGCATAATCACCAAAGTGTTCTCACCTGCTGTACGCCTGTGGCTGCGATCGCAAGTTCAGCAAGTCTCGCATCTCGATGTCCAAATTTCAGGAAGCGATCGCCAAATTTTGACTGGCTATATTCCTCACGTATCAATATCAGCCCAAAACGCGATCTATCAAGGATTGTATCTCACACAACTGGAACTCAAAGGCAAAAGCATTCGGACAAATTTGGGCGGGGTGTTGCGCGGTCAACCACTACGATTACTTGAACCTGTACCAATTTTTGGCGAAGTACGACTTGATGAAGCTGACTTAAATGCTTCCTTAAAATCTCCTTTACTTGCAGAAGCGCTGACTCACTTACTTAAATCTTTTCTTCCAGACAGTAGTATTACGCAGCAATCAGTAACCTGGGAGCAAGTCATCTTGTCAAGCGATCGCGTGACAATTCACGGTACAATCACGAGCGATCGCAAAACACCACTCATGCTGGACACGCGATTAGAATTAATCGATGGTCAAAAATTAGAGCTAAAAGAACTGCAAATTCATTTCGACACAGAATTATTCAATATCGACCATTTTCAGATCGATCTTGGCTCAGAAGTTGCGATCGAGAAACTGACTTTAACCTCAGGTCAGTTGCTGTGTTGTGGTCGCATCAATGTGCTGCCCTAA
- a CDS encoding pseudouridine synthase, with product MEERIQKILSQWGVASRRQAEEMIRLGRVQCNGKVIELGQKADPQVDAITVDGKLIQQRSRPQPVYLLLNKPAGVISTRHDPQGRRTVMDLLSPELRVGQGIHPVGRLDADSTGALLLTNDGNLTLALTHPRHNITKTYHVWVEGHPPLTVLQQWRRGVILDGRKTRPAVVSAISRSKAYTCLEVILREGRNRQIRRIAQQLGYPVHQLQRTAIGLIRLQPPPLSEGCYRPLKDFELQFLQDQIDSIRVEESGAIKE from the coding sequence ATGGAGGAAAGAATCCAAAAAATTCTCTCCCAGTGGGGAGTTGCGTCACGGCGACAAGCAGAAGAGATGATTCGGCTGGGACGGGTGCAGTGCAATGGAAAAGTCATTGAGTTAGGACAAAAAGCCGATCCCCAAGTTGATGCAATTACAGTTGATGGCAAGCTGATACAACAGCGATCGCGTCCGCAACCAGTTTATCTCTTACTCAACAAACCAGCTGGAGTTATTTCTACTCGTCACGATCCCCAAGGACGCCGCACTGTTATGGATCTCCTGTCACCAGAATTACGTGTTGGTCAAGGCATTCATCCTGTTGGACGCTTGGATGCGGATTCTACAGGAGCATTACTTCTGACTAACGATGGAAACCTGACACTCGCACTGACACATCCTAGGCACAATATTACGAAAACTTATCATGTTTGGGTTGAAGGTCATCCACCACTAACGGTATTGCAACAATGGCGTCGCGGCGTGATTTTAGATGGTCGTAAAACTCGACCAGCTGTAGTGAGTGCGATCTCGCGAAGTAAAGCTTATACTTGCTTAGAGGTTATTCTACGAGAAGGGAGAAATCGACAAATTCGACGTATTGCTCAGCAGTTAGGATATCCCGTACATCAGTTACAGCGTACGGCGATTGGCTTGATTCGATTACAACCGCCGCCCTTATCTGAGGGTTGCTATCGTCCTTTAAAAGACTTTGAACTGCAATTTTTGCAGGATCAAATCGACAGTATACGTGTTGAAGAATCAGGTGCAATCAAGGAGTGA
- a CDS encoding helix-turn-helix domain-containing protein — protein sequence MKWCRKQKKIEIESSLEQRSAEKLLEIGAQLRQARQAQALSLEGAEAKTMIQRRVLRAIEAGCREELPEPIYIQSFIKQYANALGLDGAELASKFPREDQQLQFKPSVRIPAAQLRPVHLYLLYLFVVFWAVNALSHTLSRGELQASNLQTKKQLSSTQIKSISAAENTENGKPVRVSVTLKAQSWLRITADGKTEFEGTLPQGTQRSWEAQEELTLRTENAGGVLVQFNQEKAKQIGNPGQMQEVTFAANQRL from the coding sequence ATGAAGTGGTGTAGGAAACAAAAAAAGATTGAGATTGAATCTTCGCTGGAACAACGAAGCGCAGAAAAATTACTAGAGATAGGTGCGCAATTGCGTCAAGCTCGTCAAGCCCAAGCTTTATCCTTGGAAGGAGCAGAGGCAAAAACTATGATTCAACGGCGTGTGTTGCGGGCGATTGAAGCAGGTTGCCGAGAAGAACTCCCAGAACCAATTTATATTCAGAGTTTTATTAAGCAATATGCTAATGCACTTGGTCTAGATGGAGCCGAGTTGGCAAGCAAATTCCCTAGAGAAGATCAGCAATTACAGTTCAAACCATCGGTACGAATCCCAGCAGCACAATTACGACCAGTTCATCTTTACTTGTTATATTTATTTGTAGTTTTCTGGGCAGTAAATGCTTTATCTCACACCTTAAGTCGTGGAGAATTACAAGCAAGTAATCTTCAAACTAAAAAGCAGTTATCGTCTACACAAATAAAGTCTATCAGTGCTGCCGAAAATACTGAAAACGGCAAACCAGTAAGAGTTAGTGTAACTTTGAAAGCACAATCGTGGTTGCGGATTACTGCTGATGGGAAAACTGAGTTTGAAGGAACTTTACCTCAAGGAACTCAACGTTCTTGGGAAGCCCAAGAAGAACTCACACTCAGAACAGAAAATGCAGGCGGCGTGCTAGTACAGTTTAACCAGGAAAAAGCCAAGCAGATAGGCAATCCTGGTCAAATGCAAGAAGTTACCTTTGCAGCAAATCAGCGACTCTGA
- the malQ gene encoding 4-alpha-glucanotransferase, whose translation MPFPRASGILLHPTSFPSKFGVGDLGESAYSFIDFLVQSAQQLWQVLPLGPTGYGNSPYASYSAMAGNPLLISPERLVTQELLTPDDFVNLLEFPYNKVDFDQVVQTKIPLLKKACENFRTKATSQQQQEFIQFCTAKAYWLDDYALFMALKDTNEGTSWYQWEPEIARRHPEALERSRQQLEAEVFYHKFVQFEFFRQWNELKHYANKHGIVIIGDIPIYVAHDSADVWANPEIFCLNEETGEAALMAGVPPDYFSDTGQLWGNPVYNWEKLQQLDFKWWVQRFQAILDYVDIIRIDHFRGFQAYWAVEQGETTAMNGEWIEAPGEALFYAINAQLGKLPVLAEDLGVITPEVEALRDQFEFPGMKILQFAFGSDAANPFLPFNFPRNCVVYTGTHDNDTTVGWFNSASEYEKERLLRYLGCLSSDGIHWDLIRLALSSVADQTLIPLQDLLGLPTEARMNYPSKPEGNWEWRYSSSDLTSELSDRLKSLTELYGRAPVRRE comes from the coding sequence ATGCCTTTTCCCAGAGCTAGTGGTATATTGCTACATCCCACCTCCTTCCCGAGTAAATTTGGTGTCGGCGATCTTGGCGAATCAGCCTATTCTTTTATTGATTTTTTAGTGCAAAGCGCTCAACAGTTGTGGCAGGTTTTACCACTAGGACCTACAGGTTATGGTAACTCTCCTTATGCTTCTTATTCAGCAATGGCAGGTAATCCTCTGTTGATCAGTCCTGAAAGATTGGTAACACAAGAGTTACTGACACCGGATGACTTTGTCAATTTATTAGAGTTTCCTTACAACAAGGTTGATTTTGACCAAGTTGTACAAACCAAGATTCCTTTACTTAAGAAAGCCTGCGAAAACTTTAGGACAAAAGCAACATCACAGCAGCAACAAGAATTTATCCAATTTTGTACTGCTAAAGCCTATTGGTTGGATGATTATGCATTGTTCATGGCGCTGAAAGATACAAATGAGGGAACGAGTTGGTATCAATGGGAACCAGAAATCGCACGCCGTCATCCAGAGGCATTGGAGCGATCGCGCCAACAACTCGAAGCAGAAGTTTTTTACCACAAATTTGTGCAGTTTGAGTTTTTCCGTCAGTGGAATGAGCTAAAACACTACGCTAACAAGCATGGTATTGTCATCATTGGTGATATTCCTATTTATGTAGCGCATGATAGTGCTGATGTCTGGGCGAACCCAGAGATTTTTTGTTTGAATGAAGAAACAGGCGAAGCAGCTTTAATGGCAGGAGTCCCTCCAGATTACTTTAGTGACACTGGTCAGTTGTGGGGTAATCCTGTATATAATTGGGAAAAATTACAGCAACTGGATTTTAAGTGGTGGGTGCAGCGTTTTCAAGCAATCCTTGATTACGTTGATATTATTCGGATTGATCACTTTCGGGGATTTCAAGCTTACTGGGCGGTGGAACAAGGAGAAACTACCGCGATGAATGGAGAGTGGATCGAAGCACCAGGAGAAGCGTTATTTTATGCAATCAACGCACAGTTGGGCAAGCTTCCTGTTCTAGCCGAAGATTTAGGCGTAATTACACCCGAAGTTGAGGCGTTGCGCGATCAGTTTGAATTTCCTGGAATGAAAATTTTGCAGTTTGCGTTCGGTTCGGATGCGGCTAATCCTTTCTTACCATTCAATTTTCCCCGTAACTGTGTTGTTTATACAGGAACGCATGATAACGATACAACTGTAGGTTGGTTTAATAGTGCTTCCGAGTACGAAAAAGAAAGATTGTTGCGTTACTTGGGTTGTCTAAGTTCTGACGGTATCCATTGGGATTTAATTCGTTTAGCTTTAAGTTCAGTAGCAGACCAAACACTGATTCCACTGCAAGATTTACTAGGATTACCAACAGAAGCGAGAATGAACTATCCTAGTAAACCCGAAGGCAACTGGGAATGGCGCTACTCTTCTAGCGATTTGACTTCAGAGTTAAGCGATCGCCTAAAATCTCTTACAGAATTATACGGTCGCGCTCCTGTAAGAAGGGAGTAG
- a CDS encoding sulfotransferase domain-containing protein gives MYLRQALKTIVPEPILKKIRANYNKHKKYSNEIQLLKGKRISQSCEKSVVFFTTRKCASTYMDKCIEYLNEKYLKLTQVNLESYIWQYSNQDMYQVLEEKLMAFQSQGVLYAPLRNYIPIKDIENYRILLMLRDPRDVIVSNYYSLGFSHSLPLDEERRKEFLEFRGRIQKQTVDEYVIERADRFYRMYDEYCNLIKAQNLQWLRYEDFMQDFDLWVKQLGECLQISINEQDKSTLFEMKGGGQQVEENKLKHIRKATPGDHKEKLSKETQDFLNMKFKDLLLILKYE, from the coding sequence ATGTATTTACGACAAGCACTCAAGACTATCGTTCCTGAACCTATACTAAAGAAAATCAGAGCTAACTACAATAAACATAAAAAATATAGTAACGAGATTCAATTACTCAAAGGTAAAAGAATTTCTCAAAGTTGTGAAAAAAGCGTGGTTTTTTTTACAACGCGCAAATGCGCTTCTACTTATATGGATAAATGTATTGAGTATCTCAATGAGAAATATTTAAAGTTAACTCAAGTTAACTTAGAGTCCTATATATGGCAGTACTCTAATCAAGATATGTATCAAGTTTTAGAAGAAAAATTGATGGCTTTTCAATCTCAAGGTGTCTTGTACGCTCCGCTGCGCAACTATATTCCTATTAAAGATATAGAAAATTATCGCATATTATTAATGCTGAGAGACCCGCGTGACGTTATTGTATCAAACTATTATTCTTTAGGTTTTAGTCATTCATTACCTCTTGATGAAGAACGTAGGAAGGAGTTTTTAGAGTTTCGGGGAAGAATTCAAAAACAAACTGTAGATGAGTATGTTATTGAACGGGCTGATCGTTTTTATCGTATGTACGATGAATACTGCAACTTAATTAAAGCTCAAAATCTTCAATGGCTGCGATATGAAGACTTTATGCAAGACTTTGATCTCTGGGTAAAACAATTAGGAGAGTGCCTTCAAATTTCAATCAATGAACAAGATAAAAGTACATTATTTGAAATGAAAGGAGGCGGTCAACAGGTAGAAGAAAATAAGCTTAAACATATCAGAAAAGCTACTCCAGGCGATCACAAAGAGAAATTAAGTAAAGAGACTCAAGATTTTCTTAATATGAAATTTAAAGATTTACTTTTAATATTAAAATATGAATAA
- a CDS encoding NUDIX domain-containing protein: protein MNYRNPVPTVDIIIELVDKPHRPIILIERHNSPLGWAIPGGFVDYGESVESAAQREAQEEIGLQVELIEQFQVYSDPQRDPRQHTLSVVFLATATGEPQAGDDAKNLGIFESWRIPTNLCFDHDRILRDYWRYRHYGIRPRLSY from the coding sequence ATGAACTACCGCAATCCTGTACCTACTGTTGATATAATTATTGAGTTAGTTGATAAGCCGCATCGACCGATTATCTTAATTGAACGCCATAATTCACCGTTAGGCTGGGCAATTCCTGGTGGGTTTGTTGACTATGGCGAATCTGTAGAATCAGCTGCCCAACGCGAAGCACAAGAAGAAATCGGCTTGCAAGTAGAACTGATAGAACAATTTCAAGTATATTCCGATCCACAGCGCGATCCACGTCAGCACACGCTTAGTGTAGTCTTTTTAGCGACAGCAACAGGTGAACCACAAGCTGGAGATGATGCGAAGAACTTGGGAATCTTTGAATCTTGGCGGATTCCAACTAATCTTTGCTTTGACCACGATCGCATCTTGCGAGATTATTGGCGTTATCGCCATTATGGTATCCGACCTCGTTTATCTTATTAA
- a CDS encoding RidA family protein — MTRKIIRTDHAPAPVGPYNQAIAASGQIVFVAGQIPLDPQSNAIVGEDVTAQTQQVMANLKAILEAAEATFQDVVKTTVFLADMNDFAAMNAVYSQYFDEATAPARACVEISRLPKDVLVEVECIAVISG; from the coding sequence ATGACACGCAAAATTATTCGTACAGACCATGCGCCTGCGCCTGTAGGACCATACAATCAAGCGATCGCGGCGAGTGGTCAAATAGTCTTTGTTGCTGGTCAAATCCCGTTAGATCCTCAGTCAAATGCCATTGTTGGTGAAGATGTGACAGCGCAAACCCAGCAAGTTATGGCAAATCTCAAGGCAATTTTAGAAGCTGCTGAGGCAACGTTTCAAGATGTGGTAAAAACAACCGTATTTCTTGCGGATATGAATGATTTTGCAGCGATGAATGCAGTGTACTCGCAATATTTTGATGAAGCAACCGCGCCCGCCCGTGCGTGTGTCGAGATATCGCGTTTACCGAAAGATGTGTTGGTAGAGGTTGAGTGTATTGCGGTGATTTCGGGTTAA
- a CDS encoding sodium:solute symporter family protein, translating into MSVELWTIGFVALTFALYLYIGWRSRVRDSSGFYVAGQGVPPIANGAATAADWMSAASFISMAGLISFLGYDGSIYLMGWTGGYVLLALLLAPYLRKFGKYTVPDFVGDRYYSNIARLVAVVAALFVSLTYVAGQMRGVGIVFSRFLQVDVATGVIIGMVIVAFFSVLGGMKGITWTQVAQYCVLIVAFLIPASAIALLLTGNPIPQLAFTFSDIVANLNQVQLDLGFQEYTQPFANKTQLDVLFITIALMVGTAGLPHVIVRFYTVPDVRAARYSAGWALLFIALLYTSAPALATFARYNLINSLHNQTIEEVRQLDWANKWERTKLLAFDDKNNNGRFELTPDQTTNEITIDPDIIVLSTPEVARLAPWVIAIVAAGGLAAALSTASGLLLVISSSVAHDIYYRIIKPDATESQRVFVGRIMVGFAVALAGYFGINPPGFVAQVVAFAFGLAAASFFPVIILGIFDKRTNREGAIAGMVTGLLFTIFYIVGVKFSGMTPWFFGVSAEGIGTLGMIINFIVTIVVSRLTPPPPLAVQEMVEDLRSPSGELPPEAVH; encoded by the coding sequence ATGTCAGTTGAACTTTGGACGATTGGATTTGTTGCCCTGACTTTTGCTTTGTACCTGTATATTGGTTGGCGATCGCGCGTTCGAGATAGTTCCGGTTTTTATGTTGCAGGGCAAGGTGTTCCCCCAATCGCAAATGGTGCAGCAACAGCGGCAGATTGGATGTCGGCGGCTTCGTTTATTTCGATGGCGGGGCTGATTTCGTTTTTGGGTTATGACGGTTCAATTTATTTAATGGGTTGGACAGGGGGTTATGTCTTATTAGCGTTACTTTTAGCCCCATATCTACGGAAATTTGGTAAATATACCGTGCCGGACTTCGTCGGCGATCGCTATTATTCCAACATTGCCCGTTTGGTTGCGGTTGTTGCAGCTTTGTTTGTTTCGTTGACGTATGTTGCGGGACAAATGCGCGGTGTGGGTATTGTGTTTAGCCGCTTTTTGCAGGTAGATGTCGCCACGGGCGTGATTATCGGGATGGTGATTGTGGCATTCTTTTCAGTGTTGGGAGGAATGAAAGGAATTACTTGGACACAAGTAGCACAATACTGTGTATTAATCGTTGCGTTTTTGATTCCGGCATCGGCGATCGCGCTTTTACTTACGGGAAATCCAATTCCGCAATTAGCATTTACGTTTAGTGATATTGTTGCCAATTTGAACCAAGTTCAACTCGATTTAGGCTTTCAGGAATACACGCAGCCGTTTGCAAATAAAACCCAGCTAGATGTACTGTTTATCACTATTGCCTTGATGGTAGGAACCGCCGGATTACCTCACGTCATTGTCCGTTTTTACACAGTTCCTGATGTCCGCGCAGCACGTTATTCGGCTGGTTGGGCATTACTATTTATTGCGTTACTCTATACCAGCGCCCCCGCATTAGCAACTTTTGCGCGATATAACCTGATTAACTCGTTGCACAATCAGACAATTGAGGAAGTCCGTCAGCTTGATTGGGCGAACAAGTGGGAACGAACCAAGTTACTTGCTTTTGATGATAAGAACAACAACGGACGTTTTGAGTTAACGCCGGATCAGACAACCAACGAAATTACGATTGATCCTGATATTATTGTGCTTTCTACTCCAGAAGTTGCAAGACTCGCGCCTTGGGTAATTGCGATTGTGGCGGCTGGAGGGTTAGCAGCAGCGTTATCTACCGCGTCAGGCTTACTGTTGGTGATTTCTAGTTCGGTTGCCCACGACATTTACTACCGCATTATTAAACCAGATGCAACAGAATCGCAAAGAGTGTTTGTTGGGCGCATCATGGTAGGTTTTGCTGTGGCACTAGCAGGTTACTTTGGGATTAATCCACCAGGATTTGTAGCACAAGTAGTCGCTTTTGCATTTGGTTTAGCAGCTGCAAGCTTTTTCCCCGTTATTATTCTCGGCATTTTTGATAAACGGACAAACCGCGAAGGTGCAATCGCGGGAATGGTAACAGGCTTACTCTTTACAATTTTCTACATTGTCGGCGTTAAATTCTCTGGAATGACACCGTGGTTCTTTGGTGTTTCTGCCGAAGGTATCGGTACTTTGGGGATGATTATTAACTTTATCGTTACCATAGTTGTCTCGCGTCTCACACCACCACCACCATTAGCGGTGCAAGAAATGGTTGAGGATTTGCGATCGCCATCAGGAGAATTACCACCCGAAGCCGTACATTAA
- a CDS encoding DUF4212 domain-containing protein produces the protein MDRDKSQAYWRANTALIRNLLIVWALVSLIFSILLVEPLNAIQLGRVPLGFWMAQQGSILTFVVLIFIYAVQMDRLDRKYGIRK, from the coding sequence ATGGATAGAGATAAAAGTCAAGCTTACTGGCGGGCTAATACAGCTTTAATCCGCAATCTTTTGATTGTCTGGGCGCTAGTATCACTTATTTTCAGCATTTTACTCGTTGAACCATTAAATGCGATCCAACTTGGTCGAGTTCCCCTTGGTTTTTGGATGGCACAACAAGGCTCAATTTTAACGTTTGTCGTGCTGATTTTTATCTATGCTGTCCAGATGGATCGGTTGGATCGCAAATACGGAATTAGAAAGTGA
- a CDS encoding RecQ family ATP-dependent DNA helicase: MNQSNAIATKKLRDTLQKIWGYSEFRKPQEEIICSLLSQRDTLIIMPTGGGKSICFQLPALLQPGLTLVVSPLVALMENQVKELRDRRISAALLHSELLTYQRKQILQQLERQQLKLLYLSPETLLSAPVWERLCQPQVKINSLILDEAHCLVQWGDTFRPAYRRLGAVRPALLQSKPKGTKIAIAAFTATADPTAQTTIQQVLQLQQPQVFRQNPYRSNLYLKVQTVWTPRGRRQQVLKFIQAKPKQAGLIYVRTRRDSESLTQWLNQQGYTTAAYHAGLSPEERRGIENHWLSGKIPFVICTSAFGMGINKPDVRWVIHFHAPLLLSEYVQEIGRAGRDGKPSIALTLVSEPTGWLDPEDKQRQEFFTASLRSQYIKAQQLAKKLPKKGEVPRDTDSAIALALLHSNGQLEWQDPFHYIIHQTHLQSPGKLNFGHQINEYLNNRGCRWQFLLSAFGFDKAAFKCGHCDRCN, translated from the coding sequence ATGAATCAGTCAAACGCGATCGCTACTAAAAAACTGCGAGACACCTTACAAAAAATCTGGGGATATTCAGAGTTCCGCAAACCCCAGGAAGAAATTATCTGTAGTTTATTATCGCAGCGAGACACTCTCATTATCATGCCTACAGGCGGCGGTAAATCAATTTGCTTTCAATTACCTGCATTACTCCAACCTGGTTTAACGCTAGTTGTATCACCGTTAGTCGCTTTGATGGAAAATCAAGTCAAAGAATTACGCGATCGCCGCATATCAGCTGCCTTGTTACACAGCGAATTGCTAACGTATCAACGAAAGCAAATCTTACAACAGTTAGAACGACAACAGCTAAAGTTACTTTATCTCTCACCCGAAACACTTCTTAGCGCACCTGTGTGGGAACGCTTGTGTCAACCGCAAGTAAAAATCAACAGCCTGATTCTTGATGAAGCGCATTGTTTAGTCCAGTGGGGAGATACCTTTCGCCCAGCATACCGCCGTTTGGGAGCAGTACGCCCAGCACTGTTACAATCAAAGCCAAAAGGAACAAAGATTGCGATCGCTGCATTTACCGCCACCGCCGATCCAACTGCCCAAACGACAATTCAACAAGTTTTACAACTCCAACAGCCCCAAGTTTTTCGACAAAATCCCTATCGTTCAAATCTGTACCTCAAAGTCCAAACCGTGTGGACACCGCGCGGAAGACGGCAACAGGTGTTAAAGTTCATTCAAGCCAAACCCAAACAAGCTGGATTAATTTATGTGCGTACGCGCAGAGATAGTGAAAGTTTAACCCAATGGTTGAACCAACAAGGATATACTACCGCTGCTTACCATGCCGGATTAAGTCCAGAAGAACGTCGAGGAATTGAAAATCACTGGTTAAGTGGCAAAATACCGTTTGTGATTTGTACTTCAGCGTTCGGAATGGGAATTAACAAGCCTGATGTCCGTTGGGTAATTCACTTTCATGCACCATTGCTACTTTCAGAATATGTACAAGAAATTGGACGCGCAGGGCGTGATGGTAAACCAAGCATTGCGTTAACACTCGTTAGCGAACCGACAGGATGGCTAGATCCTGAAGATAAGCAACGTCAAGAATTTTTTACTGCATCGCTGCGATCGCAATACATCAAAGCCCAGCAGTTAGCTAAAAAATTACCTAAAAAAGGCGAAGTTCCGCGAGATACTGATAGTGCGATCGCCCTTGCCCTACTGCACAGTAATGGTCAACTCGAATGGCAAGACCCATTTCACTACATTATTCATCAAACACACTTACAATCTCCAGGAAAACTTAATTTTGGTCATCAGATCAACGAATATCTCAATAATCGTGGGTGTCGCTGGCAGTTTCTCTTAAGTGCGTTTGGCTTTGACAAAGCAGCATTTAAGTGTGGACATTGCGATCGCTGCAATTAG